The following are from one region of the Silene latifolia isolate original U9 population chromosome 9, ASM4854445v1, whole genome shotgun sequence genome:
- the LOC141599090 gene encoding leucine-rich repeat receptor protein kinase HPCA1-like isoform X1, whose translation MRVFGSGMRALRVVLFLAFICINVGDVAAQTDDQDYAALTALTKDWKNLPQSWKGGDPCGGKWEGITCDNSRIITIKLSSAGVTGQLSGDLASLSELQILDLSYNTGLTGSLPPTIGKLTNLTSLILLGCGFSGTIPDSIGSLVKLGTLSLNSNKFTGPIPASIGNLAKVSWLDLADNKLSGPIPVSNGTTPGLDLLLHTKHFHFGKNQLSGTIPPSLFSSDMILIHVLFDNNKLTGSLPETLGLVQSLQTVRFDRNSLSGTLPDNLNNLTDVNELVLSKNSFTGDFPDLSGMNNLNSLDLSNNKFTATEVPTWLSSLQSLTTLTLEQTGIEGELPSDIFNIPQLETVILKNNQLNGTLTISGSYSRQLALIDLQSNKIEAVKVAPGYNSTLLLDGNPFCEGNSVNLAYCKSQQNLGSLYTTPVFCVASKCASGLTSSSNCKCGYPYTGIWTFRAPSFSAYGNPSYFGELQQSLLTSLVSYKLPVDSISMSDVAVDTFGNLNMRLAIFPAGLEFFNKTGVTSLGFVFSNQTYKPNKKFGPYIFIADSYPYADSSGRSSETSHNGVIIGAVVGCSVLLLLLLCAGGYAYHQKKRAEKAKLKATTLASWDSQHIGGDVPQLKGARFFSFEELQRCTNNFSEDNNIGAGGFGKVYKGILADKQIVAIKRCQEGSMQGSREFKNEIELLSRVHHKNLVKLMGFCYAQGEQMLVYEFIPNGTLMESLLGTSGIQLDWMRRLMVTLGAARGLQYLHELADPPIIHRDIKSTNILLDERLIAKVADFGLSKLFGDTEKGYVTTQVKGTMGYMDPEYYMTNQVTEKSDVFSFGVVMMEMVTARRPIQQGKYIVKEIRTKIDRTRGLYNLEDLIDPILLRSKTPLVGIEKFVDLALKCVEDAGVDRPTMGELVKEIETIVKMAGLNPSLESPSVSWTSEVGGDGRHPYSDESLYRHNSGSTPLTSADYK comes from the exons ATGAGAGTTTTTGGTAGTGGAATGAGGGCTCTCAGAGTTGTGCTGTTTCTTGCATTCATTTGTATCAATGTTGGTGATGTAGCAGCACAGACAGACGACCAAGATT ATGCTGCTTTAACTGCCCTCACCAAAGACTGGAAAAATTTACCTCAGAGCTGGAAAGGTGGAGACCCTTGTGGAGGCAAATGGGAAGGAATCACATGCGATAATTCTCGTATCATAACTAT AAAATTATCAAGTGCAGGCGTAACAGGTCAACTGAGTGGTGACCTTGCTTCTTTATCTGAATTGCAGATACT GGATCTATCCTACAATACAGGACTTACAGGTTCCCTTCCTCCAACTATAGGGAAGCTGACAAATCTTACAAGCTT AATCCTTCTTGGTTGTGGGTTTTCTGGGACGATTCCTGATTCAATTGGATCACTGGTAAAGCTTGGAACATT ATCTCTGAACTCTAACAAGTTTACTGGACCGATACCAGCATCTATTGGTAACTTGGCAAAGGTTTCTTGGCTGGATCTCGCCGACAATAAGCTCAGTGGCCCAATTCCTGTTTCTAATGGAACCACACCGGGGCTTGATTTGCTACTTCATACAAAACACTT TCACTTCGGAAAAAATCAGCTTTCTGGGACGATCCCACCTAGTCTGTTTAGCTCTGACATGATTCTGATACACGT GCTTTTTGATAATAATAAGCTCACTGGGAGCCTCCCCGAAACATTAGGTCTTGTCCAGTCACTTCAGACAGT TCGCTTTGACAGGAACTCATTGAGCGGTACTCTTCCAGACAACCTCAACAACCTTACTGACGTCAATGAGCT CGTGCTGTCGAAAAATTCATTTACTGGTGATTTCCCCGACCTCAGTGGCATGAATAACCTCAACTCTTT GGATTTGAGCAACAATAAATTTACAGCCACCGAAGTTCCCACATGGCTCTCATCGTTACAGTCCCTGACAACATT GACGCTGGAACAGACAGGAATTGAAGGCGAGCTTCCTAGTGATATCTTCAACATCCCTCAGTTAGAAACCGT AATATTAAAGAACAATCAGCTTAATGGCACTTTGACCATCAGCGGTTCATACAGCCGTCAACTGGCGCTTATTGATTTACAAAGCAATAAGATCGAAGCAGTCAAAGTGGCACCCGGATACAATTCTACATTGCT GTTAGACGGTAACCCATTTTGTGAGGGTAATTCAGTGAACTTGGCTTACTGCAAAAGTCAACAGAATCTTGGTTCCTTATATACGACGCCAGTATTTTGTGTTGCTTCCAAATGTGCTTCTGGCCTAACATCTAGCTCTAACTGTAAATGTGGATATCCTTATACTGGTATCTGGACCTTCAGAGCTCCAAGCTTCTCAGCCTATGGGAACCCGAGCTACTTCGGAGAACTCCAGCAGTCTCTACTGACAAGTCTTGTCAGTTACAAGCTTCCAGTGGATTCTATCTCGATGAGTGATGTAGCTGTGGATACATTTGGTAACCTTAATATGCGTCTTGCCATCTTTCCAGCCGGACTTGAATTTTTTAATAAAACAGGAGTTACATCGCTTGGATTTGTGTTTAGCAACCAGACTTACAAGCCAAACAAGAAGTTTGGTCCTTATATTTTCATTGCTGATAGCTACCCATATGCTGATAGCTCAG GAAGAAGcagcgaaacatcccataatggTGTCATTATAGGTGCTGTTGTAGGATGTTCTGTTCTACTCTTGCTATTACTATGTGCTGGAGGCTACGCTTATCATCAAAAGAAGAGAGCAGAGAAAGCAAAGTTGAAGGCTACTACCTTGG CATCCTGGGACTCGCAACATATTGGTGGTGACGTTCCTCAGTTGAAAGGAGCTAGATTTTTCTCTTTTGAAGAGCTGCAAAGATGTACCAACAATTTTTCAGAAGACAACAACATTGGAGCGGGAGGTTTCGGAAAG gtttataaAGGCATTCTTGCGGACAAACAGATAGTTGCCATTAAAAGGTGTCAGGAAGGATCTATGCAGGGTAGTCGAGAGTTTAAAAATGAAATAGAACTTCTCTCAAGGGTTCATCATAAGAATCTTGTCAAACTCATGGGATTCTGCTATGCGCAAGGGGAACAGATGCTGGTATATGAATTTATTCCAAACGGCACTTTGATGGAAAGTCTCTTAG GGACATCCGGGATTCAGTTAGACTGGATGAGACGACTGATGGTAACACTTGGTGCTGCTAGAGGTCTGCAGTATCTCCACGAGCTTGCTGATCCACCAATTATACACAGGGATATCAAGTCGACAAACATTCTTCTAGATGAACGTCTAATTGCGAAAGTTGCTGACTTTGGTCTCTCCAAGCTTTTTGGTGACACTGAAAAGGGTTATGTTACTACCCAAGTCAAAGGAACAATG GGATACATGGATCCAGAGTATTACATGACGAACCAAGTGACTGAAAAAAGCGATGTTTTCAGCTTCGGAGTGGTCATGATGGAAATGGTTACAGCAAGGAGACCAATCCAACAAGGAAAATACATAGTGAAAGAGATCAGAACAAAAATAGACCGAACCAGAGGTCTGTACAATCTCGAAGACCTAATCGACCCAATTCTTCTAAGATCTAAAACGCCACTCGTTGGCATTGAAAAATTCGTGGATTTAGCTCTGAAGTGCGTGGAAGACGCAGGAGTCGATAGACCTACAATGGGAGAGTTAGTAAAAGAAATCGAGACCATTGTGAAGATGGCTGGTTTGAACCCTAGTCTTGAATCTCCATCAGTTTCATGGACTTCTGAAGTTGGCGGGGATGGTCGACACCCTTACAGCGATGAGTCTCTTTACCGGCATAATAGTGGGTCTACACCTCTCACAAGTGCTGATTATAAGTAA
- the LOC141599090 gene encoding leucine-rich repeat receptor protein kinase HPCA1-like isoform X2: protein MRALRVVLFLAFICINVGDVAAQTDDQDYAALTALTKDWKNLPQSWKGGDPCGGKWEGITCDNSRIITIKLSSAGVTGQLSGDLASLSELQILDLSYNTGLTGSLPPTIGKLTNLTSLILLGCGFSGTIPDSIGSLVKLGTLSLNSNKFTGPIPASIGNLAKVSWLDLADNKLSGPIPVSNGTTPGLDLLLHTKHFHFGKNQLSGTIPPSLFSSDMILIHVLFDNNKLTGSLPETLGLVQSLQTVRFDRNSLSGTLPDNLNNLTDVNELVLSKNSFTGDFPDLSGMNNLNSLDLSNNKFTATEVPTWLSSLQSLTTLTLEQTGIEGELPSDIFNIPQLETVILKNNQLNGTLTISGSYSRQLALIDLQSNKIEAVKVAPGYNSTLLLDGNPFCEGNSVNLAYCKSQQNLGSLYTTPVFCVASKCASGLTSSSNCKCGYPYTGIWTFRAPSFSAYGNPSYFGELQQSLLTSLVSYKLPVDSISMSDVAVDTFGNLNMRLAIFPAGLEFFNKTGVTSLGFVFSNQTYKPNKKFGPYIFIADSYPYADSSGRSSETSHNGVIIGAVVGCSVLLLLLLCAGGYAYHQKKRAEKAKLKATTLASWDSQHIGGDVPQLKGARFFSFEELQRCTNNFSEDNNIGAGGFGKVYKGILADKQIVAIKRCQEGSMQGSREFKNEIELLSRVHHKNLVKLMGFCYAQGEQMLVYEFIPNGTLMESLLGTSGIQLDWMRRLMVTLGAARGLQYLHELADPPIIHRDIKSTNILLDERLIAKVADFGLSKLFGDTEKGYVTTQVKGTMGYMDPEYYMTNQVTEKSDVFSFGVVMMEMVTARRPIQQGKYIVKEIRTKIDRTRGLYNLEDLIDPILLRSKTPLVGIEKFVDLALKCVEDAGVDRPTMGELVKEIETIVKMAGLNPSLESPSVSWTSEVGGDGRHPYSDESLYRHNSGSTPLTSADYK from the exons ATGAGGGCTCTCAGAGTTGTGCTGTTTCTTGCATTCATTTGTATCAATGTTGGTGATGTAGCAGCACAGACAGACGACCAAGATT ATGCTGCTTTAACTGCCCTCACCAAAGACTGGAAAAATTTACCTCAGAGCTGGAAAGGTGGAGACCCTTGTGGAGGCAAATGGGAAGGAATCACATGCGATAATTCTCGTATCATAACTAT AAAATTATCAAGTGCAGGCGTAACAGGTCAACTGAGTGGTGACCTTGCTTCTTTATCTGAATTGCAGATACT GGATCTATCCTACAATACAGGACTTACAGGTTCCCTTCCTCCAACTATAGGGAAGCTGACAAATCTTACAAGCTT AATCCTTCTTGGTTGTGGGTTTTCTGGGACGATTCCTGATTCAATTGGATCACTGGTAAAGCTTGGAACATT ATCTCTGAACTCTAACAAGTTTACTGGACCGATACCAGCATCTATTGGTAACTTGGCAAAGGTTTCTTGGCTGGATCTCGCCGACAATAAGCTCAGTGGCCCAATTCCTGTTTCTAATGGAACCACACCGGGGCTTGATTTGCTACTTCATACAAAACACTT TCACTTCGGAAAAAATCAGCTTTCTGGGACGATCCCACCTAGTCTGTTTAGCTCTGACATGATTCTGATACACGT GCTTTTTGATAATAATAAGCTCACTGGGAGCCTCCCCGAAACATTAGGTCTTGTCCAGTCACTTCAGACAGT TCGCTTTGACAGGAACTCATTGAGCGGTACTCTTCCAGACAACCTCAACAACCTTACTGACGTCAATGAGCT CGTGCTGTCGAAAAATTCATTTACTGGTGATTTCCCCGACCTCAGTGGCATGAATAACCTCAACTCTTT GGATTTGAGCAACAATAAATTTACAGCCACCGAAGTTCCCACATGGCTCTCATCGTTACAGTCCCTGACAACATT GACGCTGGAACAGACAGGAATTGAAGGCGAGCTTCCTAGTGATATCTTCAACATCCCTCAGTTAGAAACCGT AATATTAAAGAACAATCAGCTTAATGGCACTTTGACCATCAGCGGTTCATACAGCCGTCAACTGGCGCTTATTGATTTACAAAGCAATAAGATCGAAGCAGTCAAAGTGGCACCCGGATACAATTCTACATTGCT GTTAGACGGTAACCCATTTTGTGAGGGTAATTCAGTGAACTTGGCTTACTGCAAAAGTCAACAGAATCTTGGTTCCTTATATACGACGCCAGTATTTTGTGTTGCTTCCAAATGTGCTTCTGGCCTAACATCTAGCTCTAACTGTAAATGTGGATATCCTTATACTGGTATCTGGACCTTCAGAGCTCCAAGCTTCTCAGCCTATGGGAACCCGAGCTACTTCGGAGAACTCCAGCAGTCTCTACTGACAAGTCTTGTCAGTTACAAGCTTCCAGTGGATTCTATCTCGATGAGTGATGTAGCTGTGGATACATTTGGTAACCTTAATATGCGTCTTGCCATCTTTCCAGCCGGACTTGAATTTTTTAATAAAACAGGAGTTACATCGCTTGGATTTGTGTTTAGCAACCAGACTTACAAGCCAAACAAGAAGTTTGGTCCTTATATTTTCATTGCTGATAGCTACCCATATGCTGATAGCTCAG GAAGAAGcagcgaaacatcccataatggTGTCATTATAGGTGCTGTTGTAGGATGTTCTGTTCTACTCTTGCTATTACTATGTGCTGGAGGCTACGCTTATCATCAAAAGAAGAGAGCAGAGAAAGCAAAGTTGAAGGCTACTACCTTGG CATCCTGGGACTCGCAACATATTGGTGGTGACGTTCCTCAGTTGAAAGGAGCTAGATTTTTCTCTTTTGAAGAGCTGCAAAGATGTACCAACAATTTTTCAGAAGACAACAACATTGGAGCGGGAGGTTTCGGAAAG gtttataaAGGCATTCTTGCGGACAAACAGATAGTTGCCATTAAAAGGTGTCAGGAAGGATCTATGCAGGGTAGTCGAGAGTTTAAAAATGAAATAGAACTTCTCTCAAGGGTTCATCATAAGAATCTTGTCAAACTCATGGGATTCTGCTATGCGCAAGGGGAACAGATGCTGGTATATGAATTTATTCCAAACGGCACTTTGATGGAAAGTCTCTTAG GGACATCCGGGATTCAGTTAGACTGGATGAGACGACTGATGGTAACACTTGGTGCTGCTAGAGGTCTGCAGTATCTCCACGAGCTTGCTGATCCACCAATTATACACAGGGATATCAAGTCGACAAACATTCTTCTAGATGAACGTCTAATTGCGAAAGTTGCTGACTTTGGTCTCTCCAAGCTTTTTGGTGACACTGAAAAGGGTTATGTTACTACCCAAGTCAAAGGAACAATG GGATACATGGATCCAGAGTATTACATGACGAACCAAGTGACTGAAAAAAGCGATGTTTTCAGCTTCGGAGTGGTCATGATGGAAATGGTTACAGCAAGGAGACCAATCCAACAAGGAAAATACATAGTGAAAGAGATCAGAACAAAAATAGACCGAACCAGAGGTCTGTACAATCTCGAAGACCTAATCGACCCAATTCTTCTAAGATCTAAAACGCCACTCGTTGGCATTGAAAAATTCGTGGATTTAGCTCTGAAGTGCGTGGAAGACGCAGGAGTCGATAGACCTACAATGGGAGAGTTAGTAAAAGAAATCGAGACCATTGTGAAGATGGCTGGTTTGAACCCTAGTCTTGAATCTCCATCAGTTTCATGGACTTCTGAAGTTGGCGGGGATGGTCGACACCCTTACAGCGATGAGTCTCTTTACCGGCATAATAGTGGGTCTACACCTCTCACAAGTGCTGATTATAAGTAA